The stretch of DNA TGGAGTTCCTGGAGTTCGGTCCGCATCTGGGCCCGGAGCTTCGCGTCCAGGTTCGAGAGCGGCTCGTCCATCAGGAACACCTCGGGGTCGCGGACGATGGCCCGTCCGAGTGCGACCCGCTGCTGTTGGCCCCCCGAGAGGTCTCGGGGTTTCTTGATCAACAGCTCGGAGATCCCCAGCATCTCGGCGGCCTCGTCGACCCGCTGGTCGATCTCCTCGCCGGACAGCTCCGAGGACAGGCGCAGGCCGAAGCCGATGTTGCGCCGCACGTTCATATGCGGGTACAGCGCGTAGTTCTGGAACACCATCGCGACGTCGCGGTCGCGTGCCCGCAGGTCGGTCACGTCCGCGTCGTCGAAGGTGATGGTGCCCGACGTTACCTCCTCGAGCCCAGCGACCGAGCGCAGCGTCGTCGTCTTGCCACAGCCCGAGGGGCCGACGAGGACGAGGAACTCCCCGTCCCGGACCGTCAGGTCGAGGTCCTCGACGGCGACGATGGTGCCCGCGTCGGGGTCGCTGAACTCCTTCCGTATCGTGTCTAGGTCGATTCGTGCCATTATTCTTTGATAGACCCCGCGAGGATCCCGCTGACGAACTGCCGTTGCAGGAAGATGAACAGCAGGAACAGCGGGATGATGCTCAGTGCCGCCGCCACCATAATCTGGTCGTAGTACACCCGCTGTGCGCCGACGATCTGGTTGATCGCGACGGGGATGGTGTACTTGCCCTGTTCGAGCACGACCAGCGGGAACAGGAACAGGTTCCACTGGAAGAGGAACAGGACGATGGCAAGCGCCGCCAGCGACGACTTCATCGTCGGCAGGGCGATGCGGTAGTACAGCTGGAACTCCGTCGCGCCGTCGATGCGGGCCGACTCCAGCAGGGCGTCGGGGATCTGCTTCATGTTCTGGCGCATCAGGAAGATCCCCAGCGGGTTCGCGGCCCACGGCAGGATGATGGCCCAGTAGCTGTTGGTCAGGCCCATCTGGGAGATCATCAGGAACAGCGGGATGACCAGCAGCTGGATCGGCAGCGTCAGCGTCGCCAGGATGGTGTAGAAGATGGGTTCCTTCGCCCGGAAGTCGTACTTCGCGAACGCGAACCCGCCCATCGAGCACAGCACCAGCGACAGCAGCGTGTACACCACGGCGATGAGCACGGAGTTGCCGATGCTGCGGATGAAGTTCACCCCCTGTCTGGACTGCAACGCCTCGAGGTTCGACAGGAAGTGGGTCCCGGGGATCAGCCGCGGGTCGGTCCCGGCCGCCAGGAACGCCTGCTCGGGCAGGGTCGAGGCGACGACGATCCAGTAGATCGGGACCATCATCAACACGACCAGCAGGAGGACGAACGCGTAGCCGAGGAACTTCCAGACGGCGTCCCGCCGGGTGTCCTCACGCATCGTCGTCACCTCCGATGCTGATCTGGACGACCGAGAGGACGGCGACGATGCCCACGAGGACGACGGTCATCGCGCTGGCGTAGCCCAGCTGGAACTGCTGGAACGCCATATTGTAGATGTACATCACCAGCGTCCGGGTGGCCCGAAGCGGCGCGCCGCCCTCCGAGACGATCAGCGGCTCGGAGAACAGCCGGAAGGTCCCGATGGTCGAGGTGACGACGACGAACAGCAACACCGGCCGCAGCTGGGGCAGCGTCACGTACCGGAACTTCTCCCAGCGGTTCGCGCCGTCGATCTCGGCGGCCTCGTACAGCTGGGTCGGGACGTTCTGGAGCCCCGCCAGCAGGATGATCATGTTGTACCCGGTCCAGCGCCAGGTGACCGCCAGCACCAGCGAGAGCCGCGGCCAGAACCCGTCGCCCAGGACGCCCGCGAGCGGCCCGAGTATCTGCGTGCCGCCGCTGAGCCAGGGGACACGGGGCAGCCCCAGCCCGGTCAGGACGTAGTTGACCAGGCCGAACTCCTGGAGCAAGAGGAGGAAGACGGTCGCGTACGCGACGAGGTTCGCCGAGACGGGCAGGGCGATGGTCGTCCGGAAGACGCCCTTGAACCGCATCCACGAGGCGTTCAGCGCCAGGGCCAGCGCCAGCGCCAGCCCGATCATCAGCGGCACCTGGACGAACAGGATGAAGGAGGTGTTCGCCAGGGCGTTGTGGAACAGGCCGTCGCCGAGCAGGCGCTGGTAGTTCGCCAGGCCGACGTACTCCAGGTTCGCGATACGCGTCAGTTGGAAGTCGATCGGCCCGACGTCGATCCACAGCAGCGTCGCCGACCCGATCCCCTGGTAGTTGTGGAACGAGAGGTACACCGTGTAGAGGATCGGGAACGCCAGGAACGTGGTGAACAGGACGAAGAACGGAGCCAGGAAGAGGTACGGCACGCTCACGGAGACGGGCGACCGGTCTGCCAGGTCCCGCGTGTAGCGGATCTGCCGCTGCCGGACCGGGCGGACGGCGTCGACGCCGGCCCGGAGGACCGGCTCGACCGCCGAGCGTGCGCGCTGGCGAACGGCGTCGACCCGCTCGCCGACCTGCGAGGTGACGGACATACGGGGTCGCTACGCGAGGTCCCGGTCGGTCCGTTCGGCCACCTGCTGTGCGGCCTGGTCGACGGCCTCTTTCGGCGTGATGGAGCCGTCGATCATCTGTCCGAGATAGGTGTTCATCGCCTTCGTGA from Haloarcula litorea encodes:
- a CDS encoding carbohydrate ABC transporter permease; amino-acid sequence: MREDTRRDAVWKFLGYAFVLLLVVLMMVPIYWIVVASTLPEQAFLAAGTDPRLIPGTHFLSNLEALQSRQGVNFIRSIGNSVLIAVVYTLLSLVLCSMGGFAFAKYDFRAKEPIFYTILATLTLPIQLLVIPLFLMISQMGLTNSYWAIILPWAANPLGIFLMRQNMKQIPDALLESARIDGATEFQLYYRIALPTMKSSLAALAIVLFLFQWNLFLFPLVVLEQGKYTIPVAINQIVGAQRVYYDQIMVAAALSIIPLFLLFIFLQRQFVSGILAGSIKE
- a CDS encoding carbohydrate ABC transporter permease — its product is MSVTSQVGERVDAVRQRARSAVEPVLRAGVDAVRPVRQRQIRYTRDLADRSPVSVSVPYLFLAPFFVLFTTFLAFPILYTVYLSFHNYQGIGSATLLWIDVGPIDFQLTRIANLEYVGLANYQRLLGDGLFHNALANTSFILFVQVPLMIGLALALALALNASWMRFKGVFRTTIALPVSANLVAYATVFLLLLQEFGLVNYVLTGLGLPRVPWLSGGTQILGPLAGVLGDGFWPRLSLVLAVTWRWTGYNMIILLAGLQNVPTQLYEAAEIDGANRWEKFRYVTLPQLRPVLLFVVVTSTIGTFRLFSEPLIVSEGGAPLRATRTLVMYIYNMAFQQFQLGYASAMTVVLVGIVAVLSVVQISIGGDDDA